A single window of Nicotiana sylvestris chromosome 3, ASM39365v2, whole genome shotgun sequence DNA harbors:
- the LOC104215107 gene encoding ras-related protein RABA4d-like, producing the protein MSNLYGDYNQKIDYVFKIVLIGDSAVGKSQLLARFARNEFSLDSKATIGVEFQTKTLIIDQKTVKAQIWDTAGQERYRAVTSAYYRGAVGAMLVYDLTKRQSFDHMARWLEELRGHADKNIVIMLIANKCDLGSLRAVPIEDAQEFAERENLFFMETSALESTNVETAFMSILKEIYQIVGKKTLTAEEGAEYPKSQSLKGTRIIVPGQDSDSGGRGGCCMSSS; encoded by the exons ATGTCAAATTTATATGGAGATTACAACCAAAAGATTGATTATGTATTCAAGATTGTATTGATTGGAGATTCTGCAGTAGGGAAATCACAACTATTGGCTAGATTTGCTAGGAATGAATTCAGTTTGGATTCAAAAGCTACAATTGGGGTTGAATTTCAGACAAAGACTCTAATTATTGATCAGAAGACCGTCAAGGCACAGATTTGGGATACTGCTGGCCAAGAAAG GTATAGAGCAGTGACTAGTGCATATTATCGAGGTGCAGTTGGCGCAATGTTAGTCTACGACTTGACAAAACGTCAATCATTTGATCATATGGCTAGATGGCTGGAGGAATTAAGGGGTCATGCCGATAAGAACATTGTTATAATGCTCATCGCAAACAAATGTGATCTAGGGAGTCTTCGAGCAGTACCAATTGAAGATGCTCAAGAATTCGCAGAAAGGGAGAATCTTTTCTTCATGGAAACATCAGCACTTGAATCCACCAACGTCGAGACTGCATTTATGTCAATATTAAAAGAAATCTATCAAATCGTTGGCAAGAAAACTCTCACTGCAGAAGAAGGTGCAGAGTACCCAAAGTCACAATCTCTCAAGGGAACAAGGATCATAGTTCCTGGCCAGGATTCAGATTCTGGTGGCAGAGGTGGCTGCTGCATGTCCTCCTCCTGA